From Deinococcus aquaticus, one genomic window encodes:
- a CDS encoding glycosyltransferase, whose protein sequence is MPGFTVVIPARNEEVYLPLTLRALAGQRHAPDEVIVVDNGSTDRTVQVARDWGATVLRCERPGVAHTRQMGLEAARSEWVATTDADSLPSPQWLEKLSEAAPGRAALYGPMRFCGVAPHWSRLSGAGYSAFLHVCRVLGKPNLAGANMAYSREAALLTGGYAEVEAYEDVILGQALARLGEVAFVPGALVETSARRLDRGVLPFAWQHLRNITGHTRGYFGEERRPPPEN, encoded by the coding sequence GTGCCCGGATTTACCGTCGTCATTCCCGCCCGCAACGAGGAGGTCTACCTGCCCCTGACGCTGCGCGCGCTGGCCGGGCAGCGCCACGCGCCCGACGAGGTGATCGTGGTGGACAACGGCAGCACCGACCGGACCGTGCAGGTCGCGCGGGACTGGGGCGCGACGGTACTGCGCTGCGAGCGGCCCGGCGTGGCCCACACCCGCCAGATGGGACTGGAGGCGGCCAGAAGCGAGTGGGTCGCCACGACCGACGCGGACTCGCTGCCCAGTCCGCAGTGGCTGGAGAAACTCAGTGAGGCCGCGCCGGGCCGCGCAGCCCTGTACGGCCCCATGCGGTTCTGCGGGGTCGCGCCGCACTGGTCGCGGCTGTCGGGCGCCGGGTACAGCGCGTTCCTGCACGTCTGCCGGGTGCTCGGCAAACCGAATCTGGCGGGCGCGAACATGGCGTACTCGCGGGAGGCGGCGCTGCTGACCGGCGGGTACGCGGAAGTGGAAGCCTACGAGGACGTGATCCTGGGTCAGGCCCTGGCGCGGCTGGGCGAGGTGGCGTTCGTGCCGGGCGCGCTGGTGGAGACCAGTGCGCGCCGCCTGGACCGGGGCGTGCTGCCGTTCGCGTGGCAGCACCTGCGGAACATCACTGGTCATACGCGAGGTTATTTCGGGGAGGAGCGCCGGCCTCCACCGGAAAACTGA
- a CDS encoding MFS transporter, whose translation MTFRDRLPLRPGTARAVSAAAFSLACAEMIRSGLYLSYLGQSTLAQDALGVTPSVVGLAWALHIGADTVMRGPAGLLIARYGLRPVMIAGAALSLLALALLPAAHAGWALLLIAVLHGVGFSAAWPGAMNLTADATPEGVQGRALTAVSMVILPFIGLGYFLFGALRDAPLQSVYLLSLGVLGLSLLAAFLLPARAVRGPAREVMNAEARREVLRRLRPLLPAALMQTVTLSLFGQVLFRVTDDLNLTYWTMIAILVTGGAAAFGSLPFIGKVADRGRATLTLTAGFGLIALGMGGIALLPPTWALFPLAALVGLGFAGVQPGWGALVTRTLPEPQRPAAWGVLMTLENIGTAVGPLLGTLAFVQLGARGPFALGALLSLLATVFYVLFRHAFPPAQGTDGPATGVGEAIS comes from the coding sequence GTGACCTTCCGAGACCGCCTGCCCCTCCGCCCCGGCACCGCGCGCGCCGTGTCCGCCGCTGCGTTCTCGCTGGCCTGCGCGGAGATGATCCGCTCGGGGCTGTACCTGTCGTACCTGGGGCAGAGCACCCTGGCGCAGGACGCCCTGGGCGTCACGCCGTCCGTGGTGGGCCTGGCGTGGGCGCTGCATATCGGCGCGGACACCGTCATGCGCGGCCCCGCCGGCCTGCTGATCGCCCGCTACGGCCTGCGTCCGGTCATGATCGCCGGGGCGGCCCTGAGCCTGCTGGCCCTGGCGCTGCTGCCCGCCGCGCACGCCGGCTGGGCCCTGCTCCTGATCGCCGTGCTGCACGGCGTGGGCTTCAGCGCCGCGTGGCCCGGCGCGATGAACCTCACGGCCGACGCCACCCCGGAAGGCGTGCAGGGACGCGCCCTGACCGCCGTGTCCATGGTGATCCTGCCGTTCATCGGCCTGGGGTACTTCCTGTTCGGCGCGCTGCGCGACGCGCCCCTTCAGAGCGTGTACCTGCTCAGTCTGGGCGTGCTGGGCCTGTCGCTGCTGGCGGCGTTCCTGCTGCCTGCCCGCGCCGTCCGTGGCCCCGCCCGCGAGGTCATGAACGCCGAGGCGCGCCGCGAGGTGCTGCGCCGCCTGCGCCCCCTGCTGCCCGCCGCGCTGATGCAGACCGTCACGCTCTCGCTGTTCGGACAGGTGCTGTTCCGCGTGACCGACGACCTGAATCTGACGTACTGGACCATGATCGCCATCCTGGTCACGGGCGGGGCCGCCGCGTTCGGCAGCCTCCCGTTCATCGGGAAGGTCGCCGACCGGGGCCGCGCCACCCTGACCCTGACCGCCGGGTTTGGCCTGATCGCGCTCGGCATGGGGGGCATCGCCCTGCTGCCGCCCACCTGGGCGCTGTTCCCGCTGGCCGCGCTCGTCGGGCTGGGCTTTGCCGGCGTGCAGCCCGGCTGGGGCGCCCTGGTCACCCGCACGCTGCCCGAACCGCAGCGGCCCGCCGCGTGGGGCGTCCTGATGACCCTGGAGAACATCGGCACGGCCGTCGGGCCGCTGCTGGGCACCCTGGCCTTCGTGCAGCTCGGCGCGCGCGGCCCCTTCGCGCTGGGCGCACTGTTGTCCCTACTGGCGACCGTCTTCTACGTCCTGTTCCGCCACGCCTTCCCACCCGCCCAGGGGACCGACGGACCGGCAACTGGCGTGGGCGAGGCGATCTCCTGA
- a CDS encoding polysaccharide deacetylase family protein produces the protein MGSGLGLLALTDLLGRAAGLGALGAGPRPAPRVALTFDDGPGPRTPDLLAVLAAHGAHATFFVTESACRAHPEELRALHAAGHQVEAHGRWHRHALLLPPWQEYAQIAWHPRADQSGPHLYRPPYGGHSPLTRLLAHLTGRQIALWDVESRDWTALPPGQLAAQTLACTRQGSVILLHDGPQVTPALLGALLTGLRERGLKPVTLNDLRPRRIGLREGWARLRGSYGG, from the coding sequence GTGGGCAGTGGCCTGGGCCTGCTGGCCCTGACGGACCTGCTGGGCCGCGCCGCCGGACTGGGCGCCCTGGGCGCCGGCCCCCGCCCCGCACCCCGCGTCGCCCTGACCTTCGACGACGGCCCGGGCCCCCGCACCCCGGACCTGCTGGCCGTCCTGGCAGCCCACGGGGCCCACGCCACGTTCTTCGTGACCGAGTCCGCCTGCCGCGCCCACCCCGAGGAGCTGCGCGCCCTGCACGCGGCCGGGCATCAGGTCGAGGCGCACGGCCGCTGGCACCGCCACGCCCTGCTGCTGCCCCCCTGGCAGGAGTATGCGCAGATCGCGTGGCACCCCCGCGCCGACCAGAGTGGCCCGCACCTGTACCGCCCGCCCTACGGCGGACACAGCCCACTGACCCGTCTGCTGGCCCACCTGACCGGCCGCCAGATTGCCCTGTGGGACGTGGAAAGCCGCGACTGGACCGCGCTGCCCCCCGGACAGCTGGCCGCGCAGACCCTGGCCTGCACCCGCCAGGGCAGCGTGATCCTGCTGCACGACGGTCCCCAGGTCACGCCCGCCCTGCTGGGGGCCCTGCTGACCGGCCTGCGTGAGCGCGGTCTGAAGCCGGTCACCCTGAACGACCTGCGCCCCCGCCGCATTGGCCTGAGAGAAGGCTGGGCGCGCCTGCGCGGCAGTTACGGAGGGTAA
- the recR gene encoding recombination mediator RecR — protein MKYPPSLVALIRELSRLPGIGPKSAQRLAFHLFEQPREDIERLSRALLEAKRDLHTCPVCFNITDADRCDVCSDPTRDQDLICVVEEPGDVIAIERSGEYRGLYHVLHGVLSPMNGVGPDKLHIRPLLPRVQANQEVILATGTTVEGDATALYLQRLLEPLGAVVSRIAYGLPVGGALEYADEVTLGRALAGRQRVSKPPVS, from the coding sequence TTGAAGTACCCTCCATCGCTGGTGGCGCTGATCCGCGAACTGTCGCGCCTGCCGGGCATCGGCCCGAAAAGCGCGCAGCGGCTGGCGTTCCACCTGTTCGAGCAGCCGCGCGAGGACATCGAGCGGCTCTCGCGGGCGCTGCTGGAAGCCAAGCGGGACCTGCACACCTGCCCCGTGTGCTTCAACATCACGGACGCAGACCGCTGCGACGTGTGCAGCGACCCGACCCGCGATCAGGACCTGATCTGCGTGGTCGAGGAACCCGGTGACGTGATCGCCATCGAACGCAGCGGCGAGTACCGTGGCCTGTACCACGTGCTGCACGGCGTGCTGAGCCCCATGAACGGCGTCGGCCCGGACAAACTGCACATCCGGCCGCTGCTGCCGCGCGTGCAGGCGAACCAGGAGGTCATCCTGGCGACCGGCACGACCGTCGAGGGCGACGCGACCGCGCTGTACCTCCAGCGGCTGCTCGAACCGCTGGGCGCCGTCGTGAGCCGCATCGCGTACGGCCTCCCGGTGGGCGGCGCGCTGGAATACGCCGACGAGGTTACGCTGGGCCGCGCCCTGGCGGGCCGTCAACGCGTCAGCAAACCCCCGGTCAGCTGA
- a CDS encoding YbaB/EbfC family nucleoid-associated protein — protein MDMKKLMKQMQQAQAAAAKIQDDLAAKSVEGSASGLVTVTMNGHGKVTALKIKAEAVDPDDVEALEDLILVALQDAGAKADALQQDATRGLGIPGF, from the coding sequence ATGGACATGAAGAAGCTGATGAAGCAGATGCAGCAGGCGCAGGCCGCCGCCGCGAAGATTCAGGACGACCTGGCCGCCAAGAGCGTGGAAGGCAGCGCCAGCGGACTGGTCACCGTCACCATGAACGGGCACGGAAAGGTCACGGCCCTGAAGATCAAGGCCGAGGCCGTGGATCCGGACGACGTGGAAGCCCTGGAAGACCTGATTCTGGTGGCCCTGCAGGACGCGGGCGCCAAGGCCGACGCCCTGCAACAGGACGCCACGCGCGGCCTGGGCATCCCCGGATTCTGA
- a CDS encoding NUDIX hydrolase: MNSLALPPQATQVGLAVDVAAFAMHAGELMVLLVQRGELPHARDWALPGGFVHPGEELHEAALRELRTETSVELEPRHLEQFFTFGEVNRDPRGRIVSVAHLAVLPHGTVSVSGGGHTLGAEWVSAHHPPRLAFDHQAILDRALARLQLRLEYANLALEFLPDTFTLPELQGVFEAILNRKLDKRNFRKRLLSQGTLTVSGERRSGVGRPAQLYRRAKGTRTPAL, from the coding sequence ATGAACAGCCTCGCCCTTCCCCCGCAGGCCACCCAGGTCGGCCTCGCGGTGGACGTCGCCGCCTTCGCCATGCACGCCGGAGAACTGATGGTGCTGCTGGTGCAACGCGGCGAACTGCCGCACGCCCGCGACTGGGCGCTGCCCGGCGGGTTCGTCCACCCCGGCGAGGAACTGCACGAGGCCGCCCTGCGCGAACTGCGCACCGAGACCAGCGTGGAACTCGAACCCAGGCACCTCGAACAGTTCTTCACGTTCGGGGAGGTCAACCGCGACCCGCGCGGCCGGATCGTCAGCGTCGCGCACCTCGCGGTCCTGCCGCACGGCACGGTCAGCGTCAGCGGCGGCGGGCACACCCTGGGCGCCGAGTGGGTCAGCGCGCACCACCCGCCCCGCCTCGCCTTCGACCACCAGGCGATCCTGGACCGCGCCCTGGCCCGGCTGCAACTGCGCCTGGAGTACGCGAACCTGGCGCTGGAATTCCTGCCCGACACCTTCACCCTGCCCGAGCTTCAGGGCGTATTCGAGGCGATCCTGAACCGCAAACTGGACAAACGCAACTTCCGCAAGCGGCTGCTCTCGCAGGGCACCCTGACCGTCAGCGGCGAGCGCCGCAGCGGCGTGGGCCGCCCCGCGCAACTGTACCGCCGCGCCAAGGGCACCCGCACGCCCGCACTGTAA
- a CDS encoding amylo-alpha-1,6-glucosidase: protein MSSSSTSGPARPVAPGPVSAYTYGPLAARDPDLEVLLTDGLGGFALGSVAGVPTRCYSGLVVSEQPPVRRRTLFVSPLETLHVAGREAKLHALEIAPGVFEGRGLELLTGAAVWDLLPEREQLFAGVRVRRRVFMPPASGAAVFLYDVQSREPVTLRLGGLFVNRDMHHVHERVPELHFGAGGREVTVRGAGGSVDGGPFTRATLHAPGAVIDALTPQPHPQRVYYRHDAARGEPDHEVTLGSDLWEVSLPAGGGRAALVVQGVTPVTAAQTVADPWAAYAQEAARRRELARRAQETSGVRDELVATLAVAADAYLVRRERPAGVTVIAGYPWFADWGRDSMIALTGLTLLTGRHAEARDLLGTFLASLRRGLTPNNFHDDGGGAGFNTVDGALWLAVALERYVSVTGDLSFARSSLPALRELLDWHLRGTDHGIRADDRDGLLLAGEAGVQLTWMDVKIEGWVVTPRHGKPVEVQGLWLAALGAEARLSDALGERPQYVGALARARESFPAFWQGGAYADALAADGTPDRSVRPNVALALALPDTPTTPAQVDRVIREVEAQLLTPVGVHTLSPLDARYRGNYGGAQVQRDAAYHQGTVWPWPLTAFVELLLSRGEVRRARAALAGLTGHVWEAGIGHVSEVFAGDSLRPGGCPFQAWSTAELLRAHVLVSLAEARAARPAPATVPAGPLPLSTQNLT from the coding sequence ATGAGCAGTTCCTCAACTTCCGGCCCTGCCCGTCCCGTCGCCCCCGGCCCCGTTTCGGCCTACACGTACGGTCCGCTGGCAGCCCGCGACCCGGACCTGGAGGTGCTGCTGACCGACGGGCTGGGCGGCTTCGCGCTGGGCAGCGTGGCGGGCGTCCCCACCCGCTGCTACTCGGGGCTGGTGGTCAGTGAGCAGCCGCCGGTGCGGCGCCGCACGCTGTTCGTCTCGCCACTGGAGACCCTGCACGTCGCGGGGCGCGAGGCGAAGCTGCACGCGCTGGAGATCGCGCCCGGCGTGTTCGAGGGCCGGGGCCTGGAGCTGCTGACCGGCGCGGCCGTGTGGGACCTGCTGCCCGAGCGTGAGCAGCTGTTCGCGGGCGTGCGGGTGCGGCGGCGGGTGTTCATGCCACCCGCTTCCGGCGCGGCTGTGTTCCTGTACGACGTGCAGAGCCGCGAGCCGGTCACACTGCGCCTGGGGGGGCTGTTCGTGAACCGCGACATGCACCACGTGCACGAGCGGGTGCCAGAGCTGCACTTCGGGGCGGGGGGGCGCGAGGTGACGGTGCGCGGTGCGGGCGGCAGTGTGGACGGGGGGCCGTTCACGCGGGCCACGCTGCACGCGCCGGGCGCGGTGATCGACGCCCTGACCCCGCAGCCACACCCGCAGCGGGTGTACTACCGGCACGACGCGGCGCGCGGCGAACCGGACCACGAGGTGACGCTGGGCAGCGACCTGTGGGAGGTCAGCCTTCCGGCCGGCGGGGGGCGCGCGGCGCTGGTCGTGCAGGGCGTGACCCCCGTGACGGCCGCGCAGACGGTTGCGGACCCCTGGGCGGCGTACGCGCAGGAGGCCGCGCGGCGGCGTGAGCTGGCGCGGCGGGCGCAGGAGACGAGCGGCGTGCGCGACGAACTGGTCGCCACGCTGGCCGTCGCCGCCGACGCATACTTGGTGCGGCGCGAGCGACCGGCGGGCGTGACCGTGATCGCCGGGTACCCGTGGTTCGCGGACTGGGGCCGGGACTCCATGATCGCCCTGACGGGCCTGACCCTGCTGACCGGCCGGCACGCCGAGGCGCGCGACCTGCTGGGCACATTCCTGGCCAGCCTGCGCCGGGGCCTGACGCCCAACAACTTTCATGACGACGGCGGCGGCGCCGGCTTCAACACGGTGGACGGGGCGCTGTGGCTGGCCGTGGCGCTGGAACGCTATGTGAGCGTGACCGGCGACCTGAGTTTTGCGCGCTCATCGTTGCCGGCGCTGCGGGAGCTGCTGGACTGGCACCTGCGCGGCACGGATCACGGCATCCGCGCCGACGACCGCGACGGGCTGCTGCTGGCGGGCGAGGCGGGCGTGCAGCTCACCTGGATGGACGTGAAGATAGAGGGCTGGGTGGTCACGCCCCGGCATGGCAAGCCAGTCGAGGTGCAGGGGCTGTGGCTGGCGGCGCTGGGGGCCGAGGCGCGGCTGTCGGACGCGCTGGGGGAACGCCCGCAGTACGTGGGCGCCCTGGCCCGCGCGCGCGAGTCCTTCCCGGCGTTCTGGCAGGGCGGCGCGTACGCCGACGCCCTGGCGGCCGACGGCACGCCGGACCGCAGCGTGCGCCCGAACGTGGCGCTGGCGCTGGCGCTGCCGGACACGCCCACCACGCCCGCGCAGGTGGACCGCGTGATCCGCGAGGTCGAGGCGCAGTTGCTCACGCCGGTCGGGGTGCACACGCTGTCGCCGCTGGACGCCCGTTACCGGGGCAATTACGGGGGCGCGCAGGTGCAGCGCGACGCCGCCTACCACCAGGGGACCGTGTGGCCGTGGCCGCTGACGGCGTTCGTGGAACTGCTGCTCTCGCGCGGCGAGGTGCGGCGGGCGCGCGCGGCCCTGGCGGGCCTGACCGGGCACGTCTGGGAGGCCGGGATCGGGCACGTGTCCGAGGTGTTCGCCGGGGACAGCCTGCGGCCCGGCGGCTGCCCCTTCCAGGCGTGGAGCACGGCGGAACTGCTGCGCGCGCACGTACTGGTGTCGCTGGCCGAGGCGCGCGCGGCGCGGCCAGCCCCGGCCACCGTGCCAGCCGGGCCGCTGCCGCTGTCCACCCAAAACCTCACCTGA
- the infC gene encoding translation initiation factor IF-3 has protein sequence MMNIAKEHKVNEQIRVRQIRLIGAEGEQVGIIDTRDAMNMAREASMDLVMVSPQAVPPVCRLLDYGRFRYEQQQNEKENRKRARAQEVKAIKFRVKIDGNDFKTKTGHVRRFLEEGHKVKVTIMFRGRERTHPELGERILVRVAETLADIGAPEGTPSMMGMDMNMIMTPKAAPVPKKERTDDAPAEGAPTTAAAAPAEAAAKADVADAPAAAPSEAASA, from the coding sequence GTGATGAACATAGCGAAAGAACACAAGGTCAACGAGCAGATTCGTGTGCGCCAGATCCGGTTGATCGGCGCGGAAGGCGAGCAGGTGGGCATTATTGACACTCGCGACGCCATGAACATGGCCCGCGAGGCCTCGATGGACCTCGTGATGGTCAGTCCGCAGGCTGTGCCCCCCGTTTGCCGCCTGCTCGACTATGGCCGCTTCCGCTACGAGCAGCAGCAGAACGAGAAGGAAAACCGCAAGCGCGCCCGCGCCCAGGAAGTCAAGGCCATCAAATTCCGCGTGAAGATTGACGGCAACGACTTCAAGACCAAGACCGGGCACGTGCGCCGTTTCCTCGAGGAAGGCCACAAGGTCAAGGTCACCATCATGTTCCGCGGGCGCGAACGCACCCACCCGGAACTCGGTGAGCGCATTCTGGTGCGCGTGGCCGAAACGCTGGCCGACATCGGCGCTCCCGAAGGAACCCCCAGCATGATGGGCATGGACATGAACATGATCATGACCCCCAAGGCTGCCCCGGTCCCCAAGAAGGAACGCACGGACGACGCCCCGGCGGAAGGTGCGCCCACCACGGCCGCCGCCGCCCCGGCCGAAGCTGCCGCCAAAGCCGACGTGGCCGACGCGCCCGCCGCTGCTCCCAGCGAAGCCGCCAGCGCCTGA
- a CDS encoding glutaredoxin domain-containing protein — MIKMYTTSWCPDCHATKRALTSKGLAFEEINIEQDDQAAQYVMSVNGGRRSVPTLVHGDVAASLSGFRPQKLDAFLAEAGL, encoded by the coding sequence ATGATCAAGATGTACACGACCAGCTGGTGCCCCGACTGCCACGCCACCAAACGCGCCCTGACCAGCAAGGGCCTCGCCTTCGAGGAAATCAACATCGAACAGGACGACCAGGCCGCCCAGTACGTCATGAGCGTCAACGGCGGGCGCCGCAGCGTCCCCACCCTCGTCCACGGCGACGTGGCCGCCAGCCTCAGCGGCTTCCGCCCCCAGAAACTCGACGCCTTCCTGGCCGAAGCCGGACTGTAA
- a CDS encoding metallophosphoesterase has product MLPRLRMGLALVLGGFLVACAPRLTGAVTVTDVRAALPSLPAERLRVLVMGDQGTGTDVQRRVAAAMREVCAREGCDLGVGLGDNFYPAGPREVHSPLFRERFADLYGPLGVPFLMVLGNHDESWLVGGDGADARGAEVQVAYSRLNAQWVMPGRSYRAPVGALAEFFAVDTTPLAAYLPGLRPAERPGGAWDAAQRAWLAGAVRGSGARWRLVLGHHPLFSNGKHGNAGEYDDLPLTFQKGGAVRDLYGAACGVADVILSGHVHALEVFAPQPECPGTWTAVSGAAGEVGGGPVGTRPAAFAAYGQPGFLRLEITPDVLTVWAYTVAEDGVVTAREAARLRKG; this is encoded by the coding sequence ATGTTGCCAAGGTTGAGGATGGGGTTGGCGCTGGTCCTGGGGGGTTTTCTGGTGGCCTGCGCGCCGCGCCTGACGGGCGCCGTGACCGTGACGGACGTGCGGGCGGCGCTCCCGTCCCTGCCTGCTGAGCGGCTGCGGGTGCTGGTGATGGGGGATCAGGGCACGGGGACGGACGTGCAGCGGCGGGTGGCGGCGGCCATGCGGGAGGTCTGCGCGCGGGAGGGCTGTGACCTGGGGGTGGGGCTGGGGGATAACTTCTACCCGGCCGGGCCGCGTGAGGTGCACTCGCCGTTGTTCCGGGAGCGGTTCGCGGACCTGTACGGGCCGCTGGGCGTGCCGTTCCTGATGGTGCTGGGCAATCATGACGAGTCGTGGCTGGTGGGCGGTGACGGTGCCGATGCGCGTGGCGCGGAGGTTCAGGTGGCGTACTCGCGGCTGAATGCGCAGTGGGTGATGCCGGGCCGTTCGTACCGCGCGCCGGTCGGGGCACTGGCGGAGTTCTTCGCGGTGGATACGACGCCGTTGGCCGCGTACCTGCCGGGCCTGCGCCCTGCGGAGCGGCCGGGTGGCGCGTGGGACGCCGCTCAGCGGGCGTGGCTCGCGGGCGCCGTGCGGGGCAGCGGGGCGCGCTGGCGGCTGGTGCTGGGGCATCACCCGCTGTTCAGTAACGGGAAGCACGGGAACGCCGGTGAGTACGACGACCTGCCACTGACGTTCCAGAAGGGCGGCGCGGTGCGGGACCTGTACGGCGCGGCATGCGGGGTGGCCGACGTGATTCTCAGTGGGCATGTGCACGCGCTGGAGGTCTTCGCGCCGCAGCCGGAGTGCCCGGGTACGTGGACGGCGGTGTCGGGCGCGGCGGGCGAGGTGGGGGGCGGCCCGGTCGGGACGCGCCCGGCGGCTTTTGCGGCGTACGGTCAGCCGGGCTTCCTGCGCCTGGAGATCACGCCGGATGTGCTGACCGTCTGGGCGTACACGGTGGCAGAGGACGGCGTGGTGACAGCGCGCGAGGCCGCCCGACTGCGCAAGGGGTAA
- a CDS encoding DUF805 domain-containing protein, with protein sequence MNDYINVIRNNYANFQGRARRREYWMYTLINGIIQFVLSIPLSGVLIGLSMQTDAGMDPSAALTGSTLIFGVIYLIYVLATFIPSLAIAVRRLHDAGFSGWLYLLNFIGLGIVVLVLCVLDSRPGSNKWGPNPKGVTDGTPVPAQNW encoded by the coding sequence ATGAACGACTACATCAACGTCATCCGCAACAACTACGCCAACTTCCAGGGACGCGCCCGCCGCCGCGAATACTGGATGTACACCCTGATCAACGGCATCATCCAGTTCGTGCTGTCCATCCCGCTCTCCGGCGTCCTCATCGGCCTGAGCATGCAGACCGACGCTGGCATGGACCCCAGCGCCGCCCTGACCGGCAGCACCCTGATCTTCGGTGTGATCTACCTGATCTACGTACTCGCCACCTTCATTCCCAGCCTCGCCATCGCCGTGCGCCGCCTGCACGACGCGGGTTTCAGTGGCTGGCTGTACCTCCTGAACTTCATCGGCCTGGGCATCGTCGTTCTCGTGCTGTGCGTGCTGGACAGCAGACCCGGCAGTAACAAGTGGGGGCCCAACCCCAAAGGCGTGACCGACGGCACTCCTGTCCCTGCGCAGAACTGGTAA
- a CDS encoding GNAT family N-acetyltransferase, producing MNESNLRVRPLVSTDFEQVRPMLLDMGFVEDEGALAARFPALCTHLDWGLLGAFEDERLLGYAAAQDYGPHVRSGDSHRTAKLHDLYTAPDCRRRGVARALMRGVEAWACARPLRYVFWYANTREAGPAYERLGYTAADAGQEGYLFFEIDLGDPATRIPHPERGS from the coding sequence ATGAACGAAAGTAACCTCAGGGTTCGTCCGCTCGTCTCCACCGATTTCGAGCAGGTGCGGCCCATGCTGCTGGACATGGGATTCGTGGAGGATGAGGGGGCGCTGGCCGCGCGTTTCCCTGCCCTCTGCACGCACCTGGACTGGGGGCTGCTGGGCGCGTTCGAGGATGAACGCCTGCTCGGGTACGCCGCCGCCCAGGATTACGGGCCGCACGTCCGCTCCGGGGACAGTCACCGCACGGCGAAGCTTCACGACCTGTACACCGCGCCGGATTGCCGTCGCCGGGGGGTGGCCCGCGCCCTGATGCGCGGGGTCGAAGCGTGGGCCTGCGCCCGCCCGCTGCGGTACGTGTTCTGGTACGCGAATACCCGTGAGGCTGGCCCGGCCTACGAACGCCTGGGGTACACGGCGGCGGATGCCGGGCAGGAGGGGTACCTGTTCTTCGAGATCGACCTGGGGGACCCGGCGACCCGCATCCCGCACCCGGAGCGCGGTTCGTGA
- a CDS encoding GNAT family N-acetyltransferase yields the protein MTLTTHVTPRAALTPELEAGLRSLLIAAYPHFADFWAGTSYWGSEPEWHLWLADPAGVPVAQLGFGRRVAQIGGHDVTLVGVGGVATHPAFHRRGVGGRLLRDLHAFLLTRPDVEFAFLQCREEVAPFYERGGFTRVPNAAHYLDPDEGHWVTDAGLTLILPVHGALGDWPVGERVNLRGLPW from the coding sequence GTGACCCTGACCACGCATGTCACGCCCCGCGCGGCCCTCACGCCGGAACTGGAGGCCGGACTGCGGTCCCTGCTGATCGCGGCGTACCCGCACTTCGCGGACTTCTGGGCGGGCACGTCGTACTGGGGCAGCGAACCGGAGTGGCATCTGTGGCTGGCTGACCCGGCAGGAGTGCCAGTGGCGCAACTGGGATTCGGGCGGCGTGTGGCGCAGATCGGGGGGCATGACGTGACACTGGTGGGCGTGGGCGGCGTCGCCACGCACCCCGCATTCCATCGCCGGGGCGTGGGCGGCCGCCTGCTGCGCGACCTGCACGCCTTCCTGCTGACCCGTCCGGACGTGGAATTCGCGTTCCTGCAATGCCGTGAGGAGGTCGCGCCGTTCTACGAGCGTGGCGGCTTCACGCGTGTGCCGAACGCCGCTCATTACCTCGACCCGGACGAAGGGCACTGGGTCACGGACGCCGGGCTCACCCTGATCCTGCCCGTGCACGGGGCCCTGGGGGACTGGCCGGTGGGGGAGAGGGTGAACCTGCGCGGGCTACCGTGGTGA